The Methanococcoides methylutens MM1 genome has a window encoding:
- a CDS encoding carboxymuconolactone decarboxylase family protein produces MKFLDDNLPEASKAFGDMRSAVFRTNSLDVKVKELIAVSSAVLMRCEKCVKIHSERAKENGATEEEIAEAIAVAMFIAAGSQLHWTDAYESIFEGSDE; encoded by the coding sequence ATGAAATTTTTAGACGATAATTTACCGGAAGCATCAAAAGCATTTGGAGACATGCGTTCAGCAGTGTTCAGGACAAACTCTCTCGACGTGAAGGTGAAAGAACTCATAGCAGTATCATCTGCTGTCCTTATGAGATGTGAGAAATGTGTGAAGATCCACTCTGAAAGAGCAAAAGAGAATGGAGCAACAGAAGAAGAGATCGCAGAAGCTATAGCTGTAGCCATGTTTATTGCAGCAGGATCACAGTTACACTGGACAGATGCTTATGAAAGCATCTTTGAAGGATCAGATGAATAA
- a CDS encoding tetratricopeptide repeat protein, whose protein sequence is MVVKRSILSLLIVIFLISGFSLQAQSLNFEARELNEEGIAFTINGSYGQALEKYDIALDIDPDYVEAFDNKASAYYLLGEYDKAIEQYDLILEIQPDDVMTITKKGMAFSKKGDYESAISMYDQALVSIEKYLTKTSGSNTSSNTDPEIALSEEKEEITEEETIVLYHKAQAMDSIGRHDEAMKIYGSFLELQMKRSSYYYEEATTAVEKGKASKAVTLYDEALKIDPDNTTIWYHKGQAYESFGEHENAIEAYETVIKFDPNNIDAWWSKAQAHEILGENGQTIEAYKKVTDLDPYNIDAWFRLGEAFRSAEKYQEALTSYGQVIKLDPDNAKAWQKKGMVLDLIGRYDEALISYDKALGIDPDTIEKIYLQNPAISQLNTNLQNPAISGLNTSNEENCYDPTPDFNMESTKIWFDKGSIYLKQGQYENAVESFDKALELETNHPSVWYNKAVALDELGRKSEAVESYTAALKKDPSCSQAWYQKGFDLDALSRYNEAVSCYRKAVEIEPEFTLAWYAFALELDHLGKYDDAINAYNMVIEQKPDFVDSYYRKGRILTKLGQYQEAHDVYQTALTYEPANQAVNTQMQVTLSKMERLNISSSVPVVSSSLAGPSLFDMFQVIDMDNEYYAQIDANDISSDDVDLIGVEPHADDAWFAQGNALLNSGEYAAALSSYNKAILINPGSSEMWFMKARTLDMQGRQIEAIESYRKAVELDTDYRDAWFYLGQDYSNIGDHYHAVECYDNALDINPKDTESLFMRGLSYDKLGNYESSLASYDKLLELEPDNIEGWQYRGDTTYKLGDYESAIMSYDKVLEAEPNNIDVLFAKALALNKANRTEDAIASYDHIFSTETEDPSVLYHLAEEYENMELYGRAINCYDAILANDPNNTKALNMKGFTLYMSGNYNGAMYHYDMVLEIEPNNAAAWYNKGTAAYLTSSYVASSDYYSRAVELHPNSITAWYNMGYIANILGDVEDAIGYYERALQINPMSKSVLYNKRFAHYRIGEAVSGETEMKKLEGIDPGFEEALDDRGTKFFLPQEYDPTISYSLPDRWYDDSESNIIKTVSE, encoded by the coding sequence ATGGTGGTAAAAAGATCCATTCTAAGTCTGTTAATTGTCATCTTTCTTATCTCAGGATTTAGCCTTCAGGCCCAAAGCCTGAACTTTGAAGCCAGAGAACTGAATGAAGAAGGAATCGCATTCACAATTAACGGAAGTTATGGCCAGGCATTAGAAAAATACGATATAGCACTTGACATCGATCCTGATTACGTTGAAGCTTTTGACAATAAAGCATCAGCATATTACCTTCTTGGGGAGTACGATAAAGCGATAGAACAGTATGACCTGATACTTGAGATTCAGCCTGATGATGTAATGACAATTACTAAAAAAGGAATGGCATTCTCGAAAAAAGGTGACTACGAATCTGCTATTTCGATGTATGATCAGGCACTTGTGTCCATTGAAAAGTACCTTACCAAAACCAGCGGATCAAATACTTCCAGCAACACAGATCCTGAAATAGCGTTGTCCGAGGAAAAGGAAGAGATAACCGAAGAAGAAACGATCGTACTTTATCACAAGGCACAGGCCATGGACAGCATTGGCAGACATGATGAAGCAATGAAGATCTATGGGAGTTTCCTTGAACTACAGATGAAACGATCATCATACTATTATGAAGAAGCCACAACAGCTGTAGAGAAAGGTAAAGCTTCCAAAGCTGTCACCCTTTATGATGAAGCACTAAAGATCGATCCCGACAACACTACCATATGGTACCACAAAGGCCAGGCATACGAAAGCTTTGGAGAACATGAAAATGCGATCGAAGCATACGAAACAGTGATCAAATTCGATCCGAACAACATCGATGCATGGTGGAGCAAGGCACAGGCACATGAGATCCTTGGTGAGAACGGACAAACAATAGAAGCTTACAAAAAAGTTACTGATCTTGACCCTTACAATATCGATGCATGGTTCAGACTTGGTGAAGCATTCAGATCGGCTGAAAAATATCAGGAAGCTTTGACAAGTTATGGCCAGGTTATCAAGCTTGACCCGGACAATGCTAAAGCATGGCAAAAGAAGGGAATGGTTCTTGATCTTATTGGAAGATATGATGAAGCCCTCATTAGCTATGATAAAGCCCTTGGTATCGATCCTGACACCATTGAAAAGATCTACCTGCAGAACCCTGCTATATCACAATTAAACACAAACTTGCAGAACCCGGCAATCTCAGGATTGAACACAAGCAATGAAGAGAATTGCTATGACCCAACTCCCGATTTCAACATGGAATCCACAAAGATATGGTTTGATAAAGGATCCATATACCTGAAACAGGGACAATATGAAAATGCTGTAGAGAGTTTTGATAAAGCACTCGAACTTGAAACAAATCATCCATCAGTCTGGTATAACAAAGCAGTTGCTCTTGATGAATTGGGGAGGAAAAGTGAAGCTGTGGAAAGTTACACTGCTGCCCTGAAAAAAGACCCCTCTTGTTCACAGGCATGGTATCAGAAAGGTTTTGACCTTGATGCCCTTAGCAGGTATAACGAAGCTGTTTCTTGCTACAGGAAAGCGGTCGAGATCGAACCGGAGTTCACCCTCGCATGGTATGCATTTGCACTTGAGCTTGACCATCTCGGAAAATATGATGACGCGATCAACGCATATAATATGGTAATCGAACAGAAACCCGACTTTGTTGATTCATATTACAGGAAAGGGAGGATACTGACAAAACTTGGCCAGTATCAGGAAGCTCACGATGTTTATCAAACAGCTCTGACATACGAACCCGCAAACCAGGCTGTAAACACCCAGATGCAGGTAACTCTCAGCAAAATGGAAAGACTCAACATTTCCTCAAGTGTTCCGGTTGTCAGCAGTTCACTTGCAGGACCAAGTCTTTTTGATATGTTCCAGGTCATAGACATGGACAATGAGTACTACGCTCAAATTGATGCCAATGATATTTCATCTGATGATGTCGATCTCATAGGTGTTGAGCCTCATGCAGACGATGCATGGTTCGCACAGGGAAATGCTCTCCTGAACTCAGGTGAATATGCTGCTGCCTTAAGCTCTTACAATAAAGCTATCCTTATAAACCCTGGTTCCAGTGAAATGTGGTTTATGAAGGCAAGGACCCTGGATATGCAGGGAAGACAAATAGAAGCTATAGAAAGCTACAGGAAAGCAGTTGAACTAGATACTGATTATCGTGATGCATGGTTCTATCTTGGACAGGACTACAGTAACATTGGAGACCACTACCACGCAGTTGAATGCTATGACAATGCCCTCGACATCAACCCCAAAGACACAGAATCATTGTTTATGAGAGGACTTTCTTATGACAAACTAGGGAACTATGAAAGTTCACTGGCGTCATATGATAAGCTTCTGGAACTTGAACCTGACAACATCGAAGGCTGGCAATATCGCGGAGATACAACATACAAGCTCGGTGACTATGAATCGGCGATCATGTCCTACGACAAGGTCCTGGAAGCTGAACCAAACAACATCGATGTCCTGTTTGCAAAAGCCCTGGCACTTAATAAGGCAAACAGAACAGAAGATGCCATTGCATCCTATGACCATATATTCTCTACTGAGACCGAGGACCCATCTGTCCTTTACCATCTGGCAGAAGAATATGAGAACATGGAACTTTACGGAAGAGCTATAAATTGTTATGATGCCATACTTGCAAATGATCCGAACAACACTAAAGCTCTTAATATGAAGGGGTTCACACTCTATATGAGTGGAAATTACAATGGTGCTATGTACCATTATGATATGGTCCTTGAGATCGAGCCTAACAATGCCGCTGCATGGTACAATAAGGGAACTGCAGCTTACCTTACAAGCAGTTACGTTGCATCATCAGATTACTATTCAAGAGCAGTCGAACTGCACCCAAACAGCATAACAGCATGGTATAATATGGGATATATTGCCAACATCCTTGGAGATGTGGAGGATGCCATTGGATACTATGAAAGAGCATTGCAGATCAATCCGATGTCAAAATCCGTACTCTACAACAAGAGATTTGCACACTACAGGATTGGGGAGGCTGTATCGGGTGAAACTGAGATGAAAAAGCTTGAGGGCATTGACCCGGGATTTGAAGAAGCACTGGATGACAGGGGAACAAAGTTCTTCCTGCCTCAGGAATATGATCCCACTATCAGCTACAGCTTACCTGACAGATGGTATGATGACAGTGAAAGCAATATTATAAAAACCGTATCAGAATGA
- a CDS encoding DNA polymerase ligase N-terminal domain-containing protein yields MTDKDKEKDALIFVIQKHHAKNLHYDLRLEMDGVLKSWAIPKEPPTVEGIKRLAIQVDDHDLDYADFEGTIPEGSYGAGKVEIWDRGTFEPESVKEKKIVFSLSGEKMKGKFVLVKTNFGKYENDWLFFKKKE; encoded by the coding sequence ATGACTGATAAGGACAAAGAGAAGGACGCTTTGATCTTTGTGATACAGAAGCATCATGCGAAGAACCTTCACTATGACCTGCGCCTGGAAATGGACGGCGTCCTCAAAAGCTGGGCGATACCAAAGGAACCACCTACTGTAGAAGGTATCAAAAGGCTTGCCATTCAGGTCGATGATCATGACCTCGATTACGCTGATTTCGAAGGGACGATACCTGAAGGCAGCTATGGTGCCGGCAAGGTGGAGATATGGGACCGGGGCACATTTGAGCCAGAGAGTGTCAAAGAAAAGAAGATCGTTTTCAGCCTTTCAGGTGAAAAAATGAAGGGAAAGTTCGTCCTTGTGAAGACGAACTTTGGTAAGTACGAGAACGACTGGCTCTTCTTTAAGAAAAAGGAATAA
- a CDS encoding diaminopimelate decarboxylase: MVLKTLPFTKEQILEIKEQYPTPFHVYDEKAIRENARKLKDAFSILEGFQEFFAVKALPNPYILKVLKNEGFGADCSSLPELILSEKSGIVGENIMFSSNDTPAEEFVKAKELGAIINLDDISHIEFLEETAGLPELVCFRFNPGPLKGGNVFIGNPEDAKYGFTKEQLFEGYRMLKEKGVKRFGLHTMVASNELDPEYFVETAKLLFETIVEISKELDIRFDFVNLGGGIGIPYKPEDEPVPYDVIAKGVKEQYDAMIKANGLDPLKIYLECGRTITGPYGYLVTEVRHLKHIYKDYVGTDACMANLMRPGLYGAYHHITVLGKEDQPATTKYDVTGSLCENNDKFAIDRMLPEVERGDILAIHDTGAHGHAMGFNYNGKLRSAELLLREDGSFVRIRRAETIEDHFVTLDLEGLGDFN; the protein is encoded by the coding sequence ATGGTCTTAAAGACACTTCCGTTCACAAAGGAACAGATACTGGAGATAAAAGAACAGTACCCAACCCCTTTCCACGTTTACGATGAGAAGGCAATAAGAGAAAATGCAAGGAAGCTCAAGGATGCTTTCAGCATTCTCGAAGGATTCCAGGAGTTCTTTGCTGTCAAGGCATTGCCAAACCCATACATCCTCAAGGTATTGAAGAACGAAGGCTTCGGTGCAGACTGCAGCTCACTGCCAGAACTGATCCTTTCCGAGAAGTCAGGTATCGTTGGCGAGAACATAATGTTCAGTTCCAACGACACTCCGGCAGAAGAGTTCGTAAAGGCAAAAGAGCTTGGTGCCATCATCAACCTTGATGACATCAGTCACATCGAGTTCCTTGAAGAGACCGCAGGACTTCCTGAACTCGTCTGTTTCAGGTTCAACCCTGGTCCATTGAAAGGAGGAAACGTTTTCATCGGAAATCCGGAAGATGCAAAGTACGGATTCACAAAGGAACAGCTCTTTGAAGGATACAGGATGCTCAAAGAGAAAGGTGTCAAGCGCTTCGGACTGCACACAATGGTGGCATCCAACGAACTTGATCCGGAATACTTCGTCGAGACCGCAAAGTTGCTTTTCGAGACAATTGTCGAGATCTCAAAGGAGCTTGACATCCGCTTCGATTTCGTGAACCTCGGTGGCGGTATCGGTATCCCTTATAAACCTGAGGACGAACCTGTCCCATACGATGTCATTGCAAAGGGTGTCAAAGAGCAGTACGATGCAATGATCAAGGCGAACGGTCTTGACCCGCTGAAGATCTACCTCGAGTGTGGCCGAACCATCACAGGTCCTTACGGATACCTTGTCACAGAAGTAAGACACCTCAAGCACATCTACAAAGATTACGTCGGAACCGATGCATGTATGGCAAACCTCATGAGACCCGGTCTCTATGGTGCATACCACCACATAACCGTTCTTGGCAAAGAGGATCAGCCTGCAACAACCAAGTATGATGTAACAGGTTCCCTTTGTGAGAACAACGACAAGTTCGCCATTGACAGGATGCTTCCTGAGGTAGAAAGAGGTGACATTCTTGCAATTCACGACACCGGTGCCCACGGTCATGCAATGGGATTCAACTACAATGGAAAGCTTCGCTCTGCTGAGCTCCTGTTGAGGGAGGACGGCAGTTTTGTCCGAATAAGAAGGGCAGAGACCATTGAAGATCACTTTGTGACACTCGACCTTGAAGGGCTCGGGGACTTCAATTAA
- a CDS encoding ATP-binding protein — protein sequence MAYQQSIEMTKNYANYFDGNARKNQAIATTISTAMSNYDSADRNEVNDMLKGILLENPQLIGVYLGYEPNAFDGRDADFIGTEGHDGTGRFLPFWNTINGPISVEPLEDYETSEYYQLPKELQQTVVIEPYFYRGILVVSYVSPIMRNGEFVGISGVDVSLEYFDEIMSNVTAFESGYTFVTSNSGILLSHPEHKEWIGTKKLDDFGVAEISEMATDIRDGKRGYIETIDPDNGREVVMFYEPINGGTYSFVLCAPKDEMLAGVTVLRNRLLFMSLFSIVLVGGVAYMVGRSTDQTIKKMLDDFRLISDNALTGNFDTRADTNVQIDFKKIPVGLNQILDNMGKLTKENEKAMDALLHAKIEAENADRTKADFISNMSHELRTPLTLIIGFSDILDSEHYGALNEDQKKYTSSVLKNANHLLELITDLLDFSNTEVGTMELHSNDFSAADAIDEIEALMIPIVSEKDIDMTYNVDIAAPTIKADVIKFKQILYHLVNNAIKFTDQGGSVVVGGKVSDESLHIFVKDTGVGISPENLDKLFNPFYQVDASSTRGYGGTGLGLALVRKFVEMHGGEVWVESELGEGSTFTFAIPTDQVADKE from the coding sequence ATGGCATATCAGCAGTCCATAGAAATGACCAAGAATTATGCAAATTATTTCGATGGAAATGCAAGAAAAAATCAGGCTATTGCTACCACGATCTCGACAGCAATGAGCAATTACGATTCAGCTGACAGGAATGAGGTGAATGATATGCTAAAGGGCATACTTTTAGAGAATCCTCAACTGATTGGAGTTTATCTTGGGTATGAACCCAATGCTTTTGATGGCAGGGATGCTGATTTCATAGGAACTGAAGGACATGACGGGACAGGAAGGTTTCTACCATTCTGGAACACGATAAATGGTCCGATCAGTGTTGAGCCTCTTGAAGATTATGAGACATCAGAATATTACCAGCTTCCAAAGGAACTCCAACAAACCGTGGTCATAGAGCCCTACTTCTATCGTGGGATACTGGTGGTTAGCTATGTTTCTCCTATTATGAGAAATGGTGAGTTCGTTGGAATTAGCGGGGTTGATGTATCGCTCGAATATTTTGATGAGATCATGTCTAATGTTACTGCTTTTGAAAGCGGTTATACTTTTGTTACAAGTAATAGCGGTATACTGTTGTCCCATCCGGAGCACAAGGAATGGATCGGGACAAAGAAGCTAGATGACTTTGGAGTTGCCGAGATCTCTGAGATGGCAACCGACATCAGAGATGGAAAAAGAGGGTACATTGAAACAATAGACCCTGACAACGGCAGGGAAGTTGTGATGTTCTACGAGCCAATTAATGGAGGAACCTATAGTTTTGTTCTCTGTGCACCCAAAGATGAGATGCTTGCAGGGGTAACGGTCCTGAGAAACAGGCTGTTATTCATGTCCCTGTTCTCGATCGTTCTTGTGGGTGGAGTTGCCTATATGGTTGGTCGCTCAACAGATCAGACCATCAAAAAGATGCTGGATGATTTTAGATTGATATCCGATAATGCATTAACCGGAAATTTTGATACAAGGGCCGATACCAACGTACAGATCGATTTTAAGAAGATCCCTGTTGGTCTGAATCAGATACTGGATAACATGGGCAAGCTTACAAAGGAAAATGAAAAAGCAATGGATGCTCTGTTGCATGCAAAGATCGAAGCTGAAAATGCAGATCGTACCAAGGCAGATTTCATCTCAAATATGAGCCATGAATTAAGAACCCCTCTTACTTTGATCATCGGTTTTTCGGATATACTTGACAGTGAACATTACGGTGCTTTGAATGAAGATCAGAAGAAATACACGTCCAGTGTGCTTAAAAATGCAAATCACCTCTTGGAGCTGATCACTGACCTTCTTGATTTCTCGAACACAGAGGTAGGGACGATGGAACTTCATAGTAATGATTTCTCCGCAGCCGATGCCATCGATGAAATTGAGGCATTGATGATACCAATCGTATCAGAGAAGGATATTGACATGACATACAATGTCGATATTGCAGCACCTACCATCAAAGCAGACGTGATAAAATTCAAGCAGATCCTTTACCACCTCGTGAACAATGCCATTAAGTTCACAGATCAGGGAGGATCAGTGGTAGTTGGTGGCAAAGTATCTGATGAGTCCTTACATATATTCGTAAAGGACACAGGGGTCGGGATTTCGCCAGAGAATCTGGATAAACTGTTCAATCCTTTCTATCAGGTGGATGCTTCAAGTACCAGAGGGTACGGAGGCACCGGACTTGGCCTTGCACTTGTCAGGAAATTTGTTGAAATGCACGGTGGCGAGGTCTGGGTGGAGAGTGAATTAGGCGAAGGCAGTACGTTCACATTTGCAATTCCAACGGATCAAGTGGCTGATAAGGAGTGA
- a CDS encoding ATP-dependent DNA helicase: MPSTKLNSNQQKAVTYTEGPLLILAGPGSGKTFTITEKVVDLTENGLSPEKILALTFSEKAAGEMQERIESKIGVGSGITVSTFHSFCNDLIRKFSLNLGINQNAKLISKEHSHVWGIKNIDSFGFQNLAIPSKPYDLITSLLEGVSQLKDHLVSPEELAKYAGRKLEDASIEEGKRDVLLKMSDLARFYEHYQQYKSDNGFLDYDDMISMACNLLETNDVVRNMVKARYDYVLVDEFQDTNFAQLFLVHLIADGNNLTCVADDDQCIYRFRGAYLANIEQLQEYYHTLEKIPLEKNYRSSSQIVQLSQQLIANNPQRQEKNLTAHNGEKSEVKVVKAPDDVSEAEWVAEEITDMINEGVRPGEIFILTRKRADGKKFSESLKQRMVPVEFVGSLQLNRFPVVREAMAYLRVVADPFNNGIAFAKILSREGVSEHNLQKINLQALKISRDDRDTGDGIYSVLLYHLDELDISQKDLIRSIVSRLNELIEYKKSNLPSDTVKHLLSEKTDFYRTQLQEDTQASRRNISILNSLVTTVEDLELVDGGSELETVVEDLELVFGLDLDEGVSSDEDTVKVMTIHQSKGKEAKVVFVCDMATRHLPLNYRRKAFTVPKELSKGRQRDVDEKVLHLEEERRLAYVAMTRAKEELYLVFPEKYEGNKRKVSPSEFLTQLEYTSNPLVGYIEAEQFERKSEVEDVSPLMKKKDEYLRMLGMYSKQGQLKQALESLVVLAQLREIEAEGNLTAFDAKDFLQVNPKQPQELEDLIDNNIPPLVDPNMRFSASKIKTYQDCPLKFKYGTVLNIPTPQKAYFQVGTDVHSVYEQLSQMDMKGESIDITTANQLLDDIWDPAAYPSRTQEQQEHGKMKQMLDFWFRFEADNPNETVAVEEFFDLDLNGAHFGGVIDRVDRTPEGEYIVIDYKTGKTTLPKSKLKDDVQLALYCLAVKEMYGKMPVQAGLLYVNPDVQELRMMDVDEERIGIVVDSINAVVERVLKDDFEVDGEPNCYFCDFKGICEWGEGE, encoded by the coding sequence TTGCCATCCACCAAACTCAATTCAAACCAGCAAAAAGCAGTCACATACACCGAAGGCCCGCTCCTCATCCTGGCCGGCCCGGGCTCAGGAAAGACATTCACCATCACAGAAAAAGTGGTAGACCTCACCGAAAACGGCCTCTCCCCGGAAAAGATACTGGCACTGACCTTCTCCGAAAAGGCAGCCGGGGAGATGCAGGAGAGGATAGAGAGCAAGATCGGTGTCGGTAGCGGAATCACAGTTTCCACGTTCCACTCATTCTGCAATGACCTGATACGCAAGTTCTCCCTTAACCTCGGCATAAACCAGAATGCTAAGCTGATCTCAAAGGAACACTCCCACGTCTGGGGAATCAAGAACATAGATTCGTTCGGTTTTCAGAACCTTGCCATCCCATCAAAGCCCTACGACCTAATTACCAGCCTGCTGGAAGGAGTATCACAGCTGAAGGACCATCTCGTCTCACCGGAAGAGCTGGCCAAATATGCAGGCAGGAAGCTGGAAGATGCCAGCATCGAGGAAGGCAAGAGGGATGTCCTGCTGAAGATGAGCGACCTTGCAAGGTTCTACGAGCATTACCAGCAGTACAAGAGTGACAACGGGTTCCTGGACTATGACGACATGATCTCCATGGCCTGCAATCTCCTTGAGACGAACGATGTTGTGAGAAACATGGTGAAGGCCAGATATGACTACGTTCTCGTGGACGAGTTCCAGGACACAAATTTTGCACAGCTTTTCCTTGTTCACCTGATAGCAGATGGCAACAACCTGACCTGTGTGGCTGACGATGACCAGTGCATCTATCGCTTCAGGGGAGCATACCTTGCCAACATCGAGCAATTGCAGGAGTACTACCACACCCTTGAGAAGATCCCGCTTGAGAAGAACTACAGGTCAAGCTCACAGATCGTGCAGTTGTCCCAGCAGCTTATTGCGAACAATCCTCAGAGGCAGGAGAAGAACCTCACGGCCCACAATGGCGAGAAGAGCGAGGTGAAGGTTGTCAAGGCGCCTGATGATGTTAGCGAGGCAGAGTGGGTCGCTGAAGAGATCACTGACATGATCAATGAAGGTGTCCGGCCCGGGGAGATCTTCATTCTTACACGAAAAAGGGCTGACGGGAAGAAGTTCAGTGAATCACTGAAGCAGAGGATGGTGCCGGTGGAATTCGTGGGCAGCCTCCAGCTGAACCGTTTCCCGGTGGTCAGGGAAGCAATGGCATACCTCCGTGTGGTGGCCGATCCGTTCAACAACGGGATCGCCTTTGCAAAGATACTCTCAAGGGAAGGTGTGAGCGAGCACAACCTGCAGAAGATCAACCTTCAGGCATTGAAGATCAGCAGGGATGACCGCGATACAGGCGACGGGATATATTCCGTGCTGCTCTACCACCTTGACGAGCTTGACATCAGCCAGAAGGACCTGATACGATCCATCGTGTCCCGGCTCAATGAGCTGATAGAATACAAGAAGAGCAACCTGCCATCGGATACTGTGAAGCACCTGCTGTCCGAGAAGACCGACTTCTACAGGACACAGCTGCAGGAGGACACGCAGGCGTCCAGAAGGAACATTTCCATACTGAACTCCCTTGTGACCACTGTGGAAGACCTGGAGCTTGTGGATGGCGGCAGTGAACTGGAGACCGTGGTGGAGGACCTGGAGCTGGTCTTCGGCCTGGACCTGGACGAGGGAGTATCCAGCGATGAGGATACGGTAAAGGTGATGACGATCCACCAGTCCAAGGGCAAGGAAGCGAAGGTGGTGTTCGTCTGCGACATGGCAACCAGACACCTTCCTCTGAACTACAGGAGAAAGGCCTTCACCGTGCCAAAGGAGCTGTCAAAGGGCCGCCAGAGGGATGTGGACGAGAAGGTGCTGCACCTTGAGGAGGAGAGAAGGCTGGCCTATGTTGCCATGACAAGGGCAAAGGAAGAGCTTTACCTGGTGTTCCCTGAGAAGTACGAAGGCAACAAACGCAAGGTCTCCCCCAGCGAGTTCCTCACACAGCTTGAGTACACCTCAAATCCGCTGGTCGGGTATATCGAGGCAGAGCAGTTCGAAAGGAAGAGCGAGGTGGAGGATGTCTCACCCCTGATGAAGAAAAAGGACGAGTACCTCCGGATGCTCGGCATGTATTCAAAGCAGGGCCAGTTAAAGCAGGCCCTGGAGTCCCTTGTGGTCCTCGCCCAGCTCAGGGAGATCGAGGCCGAAGGCAACCTGACAGCTTTTGATGCAAAGGATTTCCTGCAGGTCAACCCAAAGCAGCCACAGGAGTTGGAGGACCTGATCGACAACAACATCCCGCCTCTTGTGGACCCGAACATGAGATTCTCCGCTTCCAAGATCAAAACATACCAGGACTGCCCGCTGAAGTTCAAGTACGGGACAGTCCTCAACATCCCCACTCCGCAGAAGGCCTATTTCCAGGTCGGTACGGACGTCCACTCCGTCTACGAACAACTGTCCCAAATGGACATGAAGGGAGAATCCATTGACATCACCACAGCCAACCAGCTGCTGGATGACATCTGGGACCCCGCAGCCTACCCTTCCAGGACCCAGGAACAACAGGAACACGGCAAGATGAAGCAGATGCTGGACTTCTGGTTCCGCTTTGAAGCCGACAATCCCAACGAGACCGTCGCAGTGGAAGAATTCTTCGACCTCGACCTGAACGGTGCCCATTTCGGAGGGGTCATCGATCGTGTAGACCGGACACCGGAAGGCGAATACATCGTCATCGACTACAAGACCGGCAAAACCACCCTCCCAAAGAGCAAGCTGAAGGACGATGTCCAGCTGGCCCTCTATTGCCTGGCCGTGAAGGAGATGTACGGGAAAATGCCTGTCCAAGCCGGATTGCTTTATGTCAACCCCGATGTCCAGGAGCTTCGCATGATGGATGTAGATGAGGAGAGGATCGGGATTGTGGTGGATAGCATCAATGCTGTTGTGGAGAGGGTCTTGAAGGATGACTTTGAGGTTGACGGGGAGCCGAATTGTTATTTCTGTGATTTTAAGGGGATCTGTGAGTGGGGGGAGGGGGAGTGA
- a CDS encoding tryptophan-rich sensory protein, producing the protein MNTDQRKQTIKIITAVTFLIMITVNALANILPINDITTGQLSDSYPNLFAPAGATFSIWGIIYLLLGGYILYQLGIFQGNTTTDRTELIYKIGILFSVSSIANASWIFAWHYQIIPLSMLLMIVILICLILINQLTSREQFSESEYFFIRLPFSVYFGWITVATIANATVLLVSLGWKDFILSDVSWTVIVIALGLVIGLATMLKNRDVAYGLVIVWAYSGILLKHISTEGFGGQYPVIINTTIGCIGLLLFGVVYLLISKRKMMGD; encoded by the coding sequence ATGAACACCGACCAAAGAAAACAAACAATCAAGATCATCACAGCAGTAACGTTCCTGATAATGATCACCGTCAACGCACTGGCCAACATCCTCCCCATCAATGACATCACCACCGGCCAGCTCTCAGACTCCTATCCCAATCTTTTTGCCCCTGCAGGAGCGACCTTTTCGATCTGGGGAATCATATATCTGTTACTGGGAGGGTACATCCTCTACCAGCTCGGCATTTTTCAGGGAAACACAACCACCGACAGGACCGAGCTCATCTATAAGATCGGAATCCTGTTCTCTGTATCTTCCATTGCCAATGCATCCTGGATCTTCGCATGGCACTATCAAATAATCCCATTATCCATGCTGCTGATGATCGTGATCCTCATTTGCCTGATCCTGATAAACCAGCTGACAAGCAGGGAACAGTTTTCTGAAAGCGAATATTTCTTTATCAGGCTTCCATTTAGCGTTTACTTCGGATGGATCACAGTAGCAACCATTGCCAATGCCACTGTACTCCTTGTCAGCCTGGGCTGGAAAGACTTCATTTTGAGTGACGTTTCCTGGACTGTGATAGTAATTGCTTTAGGACTTGTTATCGGCCTTGCAACCATGCTGAAGAACAGGGATGTTGCCTACGGACTTGTTATTGTCTGGGCTTATTCAGGAATATTGCTAAAGCACATTTCGACTGAAGGATTTGGGGGGCAGTATCCTGTGATTATCAATACGACGATTGGGTGTATTGGGTTGTTGCTTTTTGGTGTGGTTTATTTGTTGATTTCAAAAAGGAAAATGATGGGTGATTGA